From one Chanodichthys erythropterus isolate Z2021 chromosome 3, ASM2448905v1, whole genome shotgun sequence genomic stretch:
- the LOC137017094 gene encoding zinc finger protein 721-like isoform X2: MSDPEPCRMKHTEDTEEQRDMMEANEESEELSEVEEEHHVKPGEKPLSRSKTKKKFVKKRRAKKSTTCTQCGKSISTKHLDEHMRIHTGEKPFTCEQCGKSFTQTSNLKEHMKIHTGEKPFTCDQCGTSFALKIHLKEHMRIHTGEKPFTCDQCGKSFPYKRSLDIHLRVHGEKPFTCDQCGKSFTQKIHLKVHMMSHTGKKPHVCDKCGKSFIDSARLKSHMRIHTGEKPFMCDQCEKSFTCKQSLDHHLKVHTGERPFTCDQCGKSFIYSSKHKRHMKIHTKEKPYVCDKCGFSFKEKTNLTIHMRIHTGEKPFACNTCGKSFKDSGYLKSHMRIHTGEKPFMCEQCEKRFANKQNLKLHMRIHTGEKPFTCDQCGKSFKHKSSLELHMRVHTGEKPYMCVQCEKRFTHRQNLNAHVRIHTGVKPFTCDQCGKTFIGSSNLKKHLTVHTKEKPHSCSVCGKSFSLLQSLQTHQNIHTGVREFMCFECEKTFISVGHLKLHQRIHTGEKPYKCSHCDKRFSASAHLKRHERIHTGEKPHKCLHCDKRFSCSSSLKAHERIHTGEKPYKCSHCDKRFSHISTKHLDEHMRIHTGEKPFTCDQCGKCFTQKSNLNQHMRFHTGEKPFTCDQCGTSFALKIHLKKHMKIHTGEKPFTCDQCGKSFPYKQSLKTHLTVHTGEKLFTCDQCGKSFTQKIHLKIHRRIHTGEKPHVCDQCGRRFTCSTHLKNHMRIHTGEKPFMCDQCEKRFTYKESLDRHLKVHTGVRPFTCDQCGKSFMDSSKHKRHMKIHTGEKPYVCDKCGMSFTDSGYLKSHMRIHTGEKPYACDICGKSFKDSGCLKRHMRIHTGEKPFMCEQCEKRFANKQNLKLHMRIHTGEKPFTCDQCGTSFKDKPSLELHMRVHTGEKPYMCVQCEKRFTHRQNLNAHMRIHTGEKPFTCDHCGKTFIGSSNLKKHLTVHTKEKPHSCSVCGKSFSLLQSLQTHEKIHTGVKAYMCFECEKTFISAKHLKLHQRIHTGEKPYKCSHCDKRFSCSSHLKTHEMIHIREKPHTCDQCGKSFSYKSKLKLHMKIHAEEKPLI, encoded by the exons atgagtgatccagaaccctgcagaatgaaacacactgaagatactgaagaacaaagag ACATGATGGAAGCGAatgaggagagtgaagaactgagtgaagtggaggaggagCATCATgtcaaacctggagaaaaacctttgagtcgctcaaagactaaaaagaaatttgtaaagaaaagaagagccaagaaatctacaacctgcactcagtgtggaaagagtatATCAACCAAACATCTTGATGAGCACATGagaatccacactggagaaaagccgttcacatgtgaacAATGCGGGAAGAGCTTTACACAAACATCAAATCTTAAGGAACACATGAAGATCCACACAGGAGAGAAaccattcacatgtgatcaatgtgggacaAGCTTTGCACTAAAAATACATCTTAAGgaacacatgaggatccacactggagagaagccattcacatgtgatcaatgtgggaagagtttcccATACAAACGAAGTCTTGACATTCACTTGAGAGTTcatggagagaagccgttcacatgtgatcagtgcggGAAGAGCTTCACACAAAAAATACACCTTAAGGTTCACATGATGAGCCACACTGGAAAGAAGCCGCATGTATGCGATAAATGTGGTAAGAGTTTCATAGATTCAGCACGCCTTAAAAGTCACATGAGAATCCACACCGGAGAAAAGCCATTCATGTGTGAtcagtgtgaaaagagtttcaCATGCAAACAAAGTCTTGATCATCACCTGaaagttcatactggagagagaccgttcacatgtgatcaatgtgggaagagtttcattTATTCTTCAAAACATAAAAGACACATGAAAATCCATACGAAAGAGAAGCCGTACGTATGTGATAAATGTGGGTTTAgtttcaaagaaaaaacaaacctCACGATACACATGAGgattcacaccggagagaagccattTGCATGCAATacatgtggaaagagtttcaaggATTCAGGATATCTTAAGAGTCACATGagaatccacactggagaaaagcctttcaTGTGTGAACAGTGTGAAAAGAGATtcgcaaacaaacaaaatcttaagCTTCACATGagaatccacactggagagaagccgttcacatgtgatcagtgcggGAAGAGCTTCAAACATAAATCAAGTCTTGAgcttcacatgagagttcacaccggagagaagccatacatgtgtgttcagtgtgaaaAGAGATTCACTCACAGACAAAATCTTAATGCTCAcgtgaggatccacactggagtgaagccgttcacatgtgatcagtgtgggaaaaCATTTATTGGGTCATCAAACCTGAAGAAACACCTGACAGTTCATACgaaggagaagccacattcatgttctgtgtgtggaaagagtttttcactgctGCAAAGTTTACAGACACATCAGAATATacacactggtgtgagagagttcatgtgctttgagtgtgagaagactttcATTTCAGTTGGACATTTAAAACtgcaccagagaattcacactggagaaaaaccttacaagtgttcacactgtgacaagagattcagtgctTCAGCACATCTGAAaagacatgagaggatccacactggagaaaaacctcacaAGTGTttacactgtgacaagagattcagttgttcatcatctctgaaagcacatgagaggatccacactggagaaaaaccttacaagtgttcacactgtgacaagagattcagtca tatATCAACCAAACATCTTGATGagcacatgaggatccacactggagagaaaccattcacatgtgatcagtgtggaaagtgtTTCACACAAAAATCAAATCTTAATCAACACATGAGGTTTCACACAGGAGAGAAaccattcacatgtgatcaatgtgggacaAGCTTTGCACTAAAAATACATCTTAAGAAACACATgaagatccacactggagagaagccgttcacatgtgatcaatgtgggaagagtttcccATACAAACAAAGTCTTAAGACTCACTTGacagttcatactggagagaagctgttcacatgtgatcagtgcgggaagagtttcacacaaaaaatTCACCTTAAGATTCACaggaggatccacactggagagaagccgcatgtatgtgatcaatgtgggaggAGATTCACTTGTTCAACACACCTTAAAAATCACATGAGaatccacaccggagagaagccgttcatgTGTGATCAGTGTGAAAAGAGATTCACATACAAAGAAAGTCTTGATCGTCACCTTAAAGTTCATACTGGAGTGAGACCGTTTACATGTGATCAATGCGGGAAGAGTTTCATGGATTCTTCAAAACATAAAAGACACATGaaaatccacactggagagaagccgtacgTATGTGATAAATGTGGGATGAGTTTCACGGATTCAGGATACCTTAAGAGTCACATGagaatccacactggagagaagccgtatgCATGCGATatatgtggaaagagtttcaaggATTCAGGATGCCTGAAGAGGCACATGagaatccacactggagaaaagcctttcaTGTGTGAACAGTGTGAAAAGAGATtcgcaaacaaacaaaatcttaagCTTCACATGagaatccacactggagagaagccgttcacatgtgatcagtgcggGACAAGCTTCAAAGATAAACCAAGTCTTGAgcttcacatgagagttcatactggagagaagccatacatgtgtgttcagtgtgaaaagagattcacacacagacaaaatCTTAATgctcacatgaggatccacaccggagagaagccattcacatgtgatcactGCGGCAAAACATTTATTGGGTCATCAAACCTGAAGAAACATCTGACAGTTCATACGAAGGAGAaaccacattcatgttctgtgtgtggaaagagtttttcactgctGCAAAGTTTACAAACACATGAGAAAATACACACTGGTGTAAAAGCGTatatgtgctttgagtgtgagaagacttttatttcagcgaaacatttaaaattacaccagagaattcacactggagaaaaaccttacaagtgttcacactgtgacaagagattcagttgttcatcacatctgaaaacacatgagatgatccacatcagagagaagccgcacacgtgtgatcagtgtggaaagagtttctcttaTAAAAGTAAATTGAAGCTtcacatgaagatccatgcagaGGAGAAACCACTTATTTGA
- the LOC137017094 gene encoding zinc finger protein 658B-like isoform X1: protein MEESEESEELSEVDEEHHDKPGEKHFSRSKTKKKVLKKKRAKKYTTCTQCGKSISTKHLDEHMRIHTGEKPFTCDQCGKCFTQKSNLNQHMRFHTGEKPFTCDQCGTSFALKIHLKKHMKIHTGEKPFTCDQCGKSFPYKQSLKTHLTVHTGEKLFTCDQCGKSFTQKIHLKIHRRIHTGEKPHVCDQCGRRFTCSTHLKNHMRIHTGEKPFMCDQCEKRFTYKESLDRHLKVHTGVRPFTCDQCGKSFMDSSKHKRHMKIHTGEKPYVCDKCGMSFTDSGYLKSHMRIHTGEKPYACDICGKSFKDSGCLKRHMRIHTGEKPFMCEQCEKRFANKQNLKLHMRIHTGEKPFTCDQCGTSFKDKPSLELHMRVHTGEKPYMCVQCEKRFTHRQNLNAHMRIHTGEKPFTCDHCGKTFIGSSNLKKHLTVHTKEKPHSCSVCGKSFSLLQSLQTHEKIHTGVKAYMCFECEKTFISAKHLKLHQRIHTGEKPYKCSHCDKRFSCSSHLKTHEMIHIREKPHTCDQCGKSFSYKSKLKLHMKIHAEEKPLI from the coding sequence ATGGAAGAGAgcgaggagagtgaagaactgagtgaagtggatgaggaacatcatgacaaacctggagaaaaacatttcagtcgctcaaagactaaaaagaaagttttaaagaaaaaaagagcaaagaaatacacaacctgcactcagtgtggaaagagtatATCAACCAAACATCTTGATGagcacatgaggatccacactggagagaaaccattcacatgtgatcagtgtggaaagtgtTTCACACAAAAATCAAATCTTAATCAACACATGAGGTTTCACACAGGAGAGAAaccattcacatgtgatcaatgtgggacaAGCTTTGCACTAAAAATACATCTTAAGAAACACATgaagatccacactggagagaagccgttcacatgtgatcaatgtgggaagagtttcccATACAAACAAAGTCTTAAGACTCACTTGacagttcatactggagagaagctgttcacatgtgatcagtgcgggaagagtttcacacaaaaaatTCACCTTAAGATTCACaggaggatccacactggagagaagccgcatgtatgtgatcaatgtgggaggAGATTCACTTGTTCAACACACCTTAAAAATCACATGAGaatccacaccggagagaagccgttcatgTGTGATCAGTGTGAAAAGAGATTCACATACAAAGAAAGTCTTGATCGTCACCTTAAAGTTCATACTGGAGTGAGACCGTTTACATGTGATCAATGCGGGAAGAGTTTCATGGATTCTTCAAAACATAAAAGACACATGaaaatccacactggagagaagccgtacgTATGTGATAAATGTGGGATGAGTTTCACGGATTCAGGATACCTTAAGAGTCACATGagaatccacactggagagaagccgtatgCATGCGATatatgtggaaagagtttcaaggATTCAGGATGCCTGAAGAGGCACATGagaatccacactggagaaaagcctttcaTGTGTGAACAGTGTGAAAAGAGATtcgcaaacaaacaaaatcttaagCTTCACATGagaatccacactggagagaagccgttcacatgtgatcagtgcggGACAAGCTTCAAAGATAAACCAAGTCTTGAgcttcacatgagagttcatactggagagaagccatacatgtgtgttcagtgtgaaaagagattcacacacagacaaaatCTTAATgctcacatgaggatccacaccggagagaagccattcacatgtgatcactGCGGCAAAACATTTATTGGGTCATCAAACCTGAAGAAACATCTGACAGTTCATACGAAGGAGAaaccacattcatgttctgtgtgtggaaagagtttttcactgctGCAAAGTTTACAAACACATGAGAAAATACACACTGGTGTAAAAGCGTatatgtgctttgagtgtgagaagacttttatttcagcgaaacatttaaaattacaccagagaattcacactggagaaaaaccttacaagtgttcacactgtgacaagagattcagttgttcatcacatctgaaaacacatgagatgatccacatcagagagaagccgcacacgtgtgatcagtgtggaaagagtttctcttaTAAAAGTAAATTGAAGCTtcacatgaagatccatgcagaGGAGAAACCACTTATTTGA
- the LOC137017100 gene encoding gastrula zinc finger protein XlCGF57.1-like produces MVFVKEESEEEPEPCKIKHEKQAGLMKVKEERRDLNEVEEEHQIQKAHNVTAGEKLVCCYKTENSYSQSSVQNTEVKKPFTCSQCEKTFKHKGNLKKHMLIHAGIMPFTCSQCGKSFRQKSHLNEHERSHTSEKPFACSQCGKSFRHKRRLKNHMIIHTGVKPFTCSQCGNTYTHTRGLKNHMIIHTGVKPFTCSQCGKCFIYKAQLNEHERVHTSEKPFACSQCGNSFRRKRNLNSHMLIHAGIKPFVCSHCGKSFRQKQQLKQHLVIHASEKPFSCPQCGNTFTRKASFKDHMLSHGKKKPFTCSQCGNSYAFKESLKKHMLSHAGIKPFSCSQCGKSFTRKPGFINHMRIHTKEMPYACHPCGKSFKWKTSLKAHLDSHSHSEPQEFNCDHCSKTFALPSLLKSHQKVHKKEEPHICPVCGRRFKRVDFFKRHQKTHESMKNSCAV; encoded by the exons ATGGTGTTTgttaaagaggagagtgaggAGGAACCAGAACCCTGCAAAATAAAACACGAGAAACAAGCAG gtCTGATGAAAGTCAAAGAAGAAAGACGAGATCTGAATGAAGTGGAGGAGGAACATCAGATTCAGAAAGCTCATAATGTCACCGCTGGAGAGAAATTAGTTTGTTGCTACAAAACTGAAAACAGTTACTCACAAAGCAGCGTTCAAAACACAGAAGTCAAAAAGCCTTTCACCTGTTCTCAGTGTGAAAAAACTTTCAAACATAAAGGAAACCTTAAGAAacacatgttaattcatgctggAATAATGCCGTTcacctgctctcagtgtggaaagagttttagaCAGAAATCACATCTTAATGAGCATGAGCGTAGTCACACTTCAGAAAAGCCTTTCgcctgctctcagtgtggaaagagtttcagacacAAAAGACGCCTTAAGAATCACATGATAATTCACACAGGAGTCaagcctttcacctgctctcagtgtggaaacacttacacacacacaagaggCCTTAAGAATCACATGATAATTCACACAGGAGTCAAGCCTTTTACCTGCTCCCAGTGCGGaaagtgttttatatataaagcACAACTTAATGAGCATGAGCGTGTTCACACTTCAGAAAAGCCTTTCgcctgctctcagtgtggaaactCTTTCAGACGTAAAAGAAACCTTAACAGccacatgctaattcatgctggAATAAAGCCTTTCGTCTGCTCCcattgtggaaagagttttagaCAGAAACAACAACTTAAGCAACATTTGGTAATTCATGCTTCAGAAAAGCCTTTCAGCTGCCCTCAATGTGGAAACACTTTTACACGTAAAGCATCCTTTAAGGATCACATGTTAAGTCATGGTAAGAAAAAGCCTTTCActtgctctcagtgtggaaactCTTACGCATTTAAAGAAAGCCTGAAGAAGCACATGTTAAGTCATGCTGGAATAAAGCCTTTCagctgctctcagtgtggaaagagtttcacccGTAAACCAGGATTTATTaatcacatgagaattcacactaaAGAGATGCCTTACGCATGTCATCcgtgtgggaagagttttaaATGGAAAACAAGTCTCAAAGCTCATCTGGACTCTCACTCTCACTCTGAACCACAGGAATTTAACTGTGATCACTGCAGTAAGACATTTGCTTTGCCATCATTACTGAAGAGTCACCAGAAAGTTCATAAAAAAGAGGAGcctcacatctgtcctgtttgtgGAAGGAGGTTTAAAAGGGTTGACTTTTTTAAAAGGCACCAGAAAACACATGAGAGCATGAAAAACTCCTGTGCTGTGTAG